The following coding sequences lie in one Chryseobacterium arthrosphaerae genomic window:
- a CDS encoding beta-ketoacyl-[acyl-carrier-protein] synthase family protein codes for MSQKIAITGMGIISSIGNNVEENFISLQSGKHGISDIQMFETRHAGAIKTGEIKLTNEELVQKLQLAEDNNVTRTSLLGMVAAKEAVESAGISDINRYRTGLISSTSVGGMDITEKYFYSYENFPEKQKYIDAHDAGNSSLEIAAHLGLRGMVSTISTACSSAANAIMMGAKLIKNGILDRVIVGGTDSLSKFTLNGFNTLMILTDSYNTPFDNDRKGLNLGEAAAFLVLESEEVVKKENKPVLAYLAGYGNANDAHHQTASSENGQGAFLAMQQALKISGLAKEDIDYINVHGTATPNNDLSEGIAMIRIFGENNVPEFSSTKAFTGHTLAAAAGIEAVFSILAMQHGLIFPNLNFKTKMAEFDLTPVTGLKKKDISHVLSNSFGFGGNCSTLIFSKL; via the coding sequence ATGAGTCAGAAAATTGCCATAACAGGAATGGGCATCATTTCCTCCATCGGAAACAATGTGGAGGAAAATTTTATTTCATTACAATCCGGTAAGCACGGAATTTCAGATATTCAGATGTTTGAAACCCGCCATGCCGGAGCCATTAAAACGGGTGAAATAAAGCTAACCAATGAAGAGCTTGTGCAAAAGCTTCAGCTTGCTGAAGACAATAATGTGACGAGAACATCTCTATTGGGAATGGTTGCCGCAAAAGAAGCTGTAGAAAGTGCCGGAATTTCAGATATCAACAGGTACAGAACCGGCCTGATCTCTTCTACCAGCGTGGGAGGAATGGATATTACTGAAAAATATTTCTATTCCTACGAAAACTTTCCTGAAAAGCAAAAATATATTGACGCTCATGATGCCGGTAATTCCTCTTTGGAAATTGCCGCCCATCTGGGATTGAGAGGAATGGTTTCTACCATCAGCACAGCCTGCTCGTCTGCAGCCAATGCAATTATGATGGGAGCCAAACTGATCAAAAACGGTATTCTTGACCGTGTGATTGTGGGAGGAACAGATTCTCTTTCAAAGTTTACCCTGAACGGATTCAATACCCTGATGATCCTTACAGACTCTTACAATACCCCTTTTGATAATGACAGAAAAGGATTGAACCTGGGCGAAGCTGCTGCTTTTTTAGTTCTTGAATCTGAAGAAGTGGTAAAAAAGGAAAACAAACCTGTTCTGGCTTATCTTGCAGGCTATGGAAATGCCAATGATGCCCATCATCAGACAGCATCCTCAGAAAACGGACAGGGCGCTTTTCTAGCCATGCAGCAAGCTTTGAAGATCTCCGGTCTGGCAAAGGAAGATATAGACTATATCAACGTTCATGGTACGGCTACTCCTAATAATGATTTATCCGAAGGAATTGCCATGATCAGGATTTTCGGAGAAAACAATGTCCCTGAATTCAGCTCTACAAAGGCATTTACAGGACACACATTAGCAGCAGCGGCCGGCATTGAAGCTGTATTTTCCATTTTGGCCATGCAGCATGGGCTTATTTTCCCGAACCTGAATTTCAAAACGAAAATGGCAGAGTTTGACCTCACGCCTGTTACCGGATTGAAGAAAAAGGATATCAGCCATGTCCTTTCCAATTCATTTGGATTCGGAGGGAACTGTTCAACCTTAATTTTCTCAAAATTATGA
- a CDS encoding LolA family protein — translation MIKNIAFGAFLLVSGFFSAQNTAMSGAEAKAFVAKVSSDTREIKTLQSDFTQTKKMDFLDKSIVTYGKMSLQTPNLLSWKYTKPYQYSIVFKSNKIYINDQGKKSSVDAKSKTFEKINKLIVGSSNGTMFNDPEFTVTYFKNGNYNGAKFIPKTSQLLKYIRQIELYFPKNQSTVSQVNMTEASGDTTTIVFKNTKINASIPASEFTL, via the coding sequence ATGATTAAAAATATTGCTTTCGGAGCATTTTTACTGGTTTCCGGTTTCTTTTCTGCCCAGAATACCGCCATGTCGGGAGCGGAAGCTAAAGCATTCGTAGCTAAGGTTTCATCGGATACCCGGGAGATCAAAACATTACAGAGCGATTTTACCCAGACTAAAAAAATGGACTTTCTGGATAAGAGTATTGTTACCTACGGAAAAATGTCATTACAGACGCCTAATCTGCTGAGCTGGAAATATACCAAGCCTTACCAGTACAGTATTGTTTTCAAAAGCAACAAGATCTACATCAATGATCAGGGGAAAAAATCTTCTGTAGATGCCAAAAGCAAGACTTTTGAGAAGATCAATAAACTCATTGTGGGAAGTTCCAACGGAACGATGTTCAATGATCCTGAGTTTACGGTAACCTATTTCAAAAACGGAAATTATAACGGGGCTAAGTTCATTCCGAAGACTTCTCAGCTATTGAAATACATCAGACAGATCGAATTGTATTTCCCAAAGAACCAATCTACGGTTTCCCAGGTGAATATGACAGAAGCTTCCGGAGATACCACTACTATTGTTTTCAAAAACACCAAAATCAATGCTTCGATTCCTGCGTCAGAATTTACTTTGTAG
- a CDS encoding 3-oxoacyl-ACP synthase, producing MMKKTKTCTIEHSKITVNGNVVFESQSETFQEFAKEAYKHLELSYPKFHKMDALSKLAFLAAEPLLNNEDHSRTAVVFANRSSSLDTDFKYQESINDQENYFPSPAVFVYTLPNICVGEISIRHKMQTENAFFVLDEFDEKFLNDYSGQLLQSGKADKVLCGWVELYQENYKAFVYLLTL from the coding sequence ACATTCAAAAATAACCGTCAACGGTAATGTTGTTTTTGAAAGCCAGAGCGAAACCTTCCAGGAGTTTGCGAAAGAAGCCTATAAACATTTGGAGCTCAGCTATCCGAAATTCCACAAGATGGATGCTTTGAGTAAACTGGCCTTTCTTGCAGCAGAGCCCCTTCTGAATAATGAAGATCACAGCAGGACAGCAGTGGTTTTTGCCAACAGGTCATCAAGTCTAGATACTGATTTTAAATACCAGGAAAGCATCAATGATCAGGAAAATTATTTTCCAAGTCCGGCCGTGTTTGTTTACACTTTACCCAATATCTGTGTAGGGGAAATCAGCATCAGACACAAAATGCAGACGGAAAATGCTTTTTTCGTTCTGGACGAATTTGATGAAAAATTTTTAAACGATTATTCCGGGCAGCTCCTTCAGTCCGGGAAAGCAGATAAAGTATTGTGTGGCTGGGTTGAATTATATCAGGAAAATTATAAAGCTTTTGTATATTTGCTAACCTTATAA
- a CDS encoding polysaccharide deacetylase family protein has product MKHYSFILFYLFCNVFIYAFHGSFWVYLACFVAFSAVVVWGSFAIELGYFVNSITHKRTRTKEVALTFDDGPTEFTPRFLDLLKEHQIKATFFCIGKQIEKYPETFQRIIDEGHTIGNHTFSHSNSTGFLSASSMLKEIESCDEVMKNVGNIKTDLYRPPFGVTNPNIAKAIKRTRKISIGWNVRSLDTITDDENKIYKRITRTLKKGSIILLHDTSEKTYRVLVDLLVFLEDKKYSTFTVDSITNSKKK; this is encoded by the coding sequence ATGAAACACTATTCATTCATACTATTTTATCTTTTCTGTAACGTATTTATCTATGCGTTTCATGGAAGTTTCTGGGTGTACCTGGCTTGTTTTGTGGCTTTTTCTGCAGTCGTAGTCTGGGGATCTTTTGCCATTGAACTGGGGTATTTTGTCAACAGTATTACTCATAAACGAACCAGGACCAAAGAGGTGGCCTTAACGTTTGATGACGGTCCTACAGAATTCACACCGAGGTTTTTAGACCTGCTTAAAGAACACCAGATAAAAGCAACCTTTTTCTGTATCGGAAAACAGATTGAAAAATACCCGGAAACTTTTCAGAGGATTATAGATGAAGGCCATACCATTGGAAATCATACGTTCTCCCATTCTAACTCAACAGGTTTTTTATCCGCTTCTTCAATGCTCAAAGAGATTGAAAGCTGTGACGAAGTGATGAAAAACGTTGGAAATATCAAAACCGATCTGTACAGGCCTCCTTTCGGGGTGACCAATCCGAATATTGCAAAAGCGATCAAAAGAACCCGTAAGATAAGCATCGGATGGAACGTCCGCTCCCTGGATACCATCACTGACGACGAAAATAAAATCTACAAAAGAATTACCAGAACCCTGAAAAAAGGGAGCATTATTCTTCTTCACGACACCTCCGAAAAAACATATCGTGTGCTGGTAGATTTATTAGTATTTTTGGAGGATAAAAAGTATTCGACTTTTACGGTTGATTCAATTACAAATTCAAAGAAAAAATGA
- a CDS encoding 3-hydroxyacyl-ACP dehydratase yields MQTILTDFYTLTSYEKAEDGKFTAHIHLNKDHDIFKGHFPGNPVTPGVCMMQIIKELTEEFTGSKLFLKTASNVKFMAIINPFETPDLVLQLDINEDGEDVKVKNTTSFGETIALKLSVSYKKISS; encoded by the coding sequence ATGCAGACTATTCTTACAGATTTTTATACACTTACATCATACGAAAAGGCAGAAGACGGAAAGTTTACTGCTCATATCCACCTGAACAAAGACCACGATATCTTCAAAGGGCACTTCCCGGGAAATCCTGTGACACCAGGGGTTTGCATGATGCAGATCATCAAAGAACTTACTGAAGAATTTACAGGCTCAAAATTATTTTTAAAAACAGCTTCAAATGTAAAATTCATGGCAATCATCAATCCTTTTGAGACACCTGATCTGGTGCTTCAGCTTGATATCAATGAAGACGGAGAAGATGTTAAAGTAAAAAATACCACTTCTTTTGGCGAGACTATTGCATTGAAACTGTCAGTAAGCTATAAAAAAATATCATCATGA
- a CDS encoding beta-ketoacyl synthase N-terminal-like domain-containing protein yields the protein MSAVYINSASCISVQDTLNENILQNLSPETSVQIIKAIEPNYKEFIPPAMIRRMSKTVKMSSVASHNALKEAGIEKPDAIIVGTGMGCSQDSEKFLKNVIDNHEEFLTPTFFIQSTHNTVAGQIALGLQCHAYNFTYVNTSSSLEFSFLDAKLQINDGEAGNVLVGSTDEQTDRTMELYQLNNTIKKEENLPVNYLNSDTKGVIWGEGASFFVVGKEKTESSYAKLTDIKITNQLDLNETPGFIQDFLTQNNLSAQDIDAVILGFSGDADSDVYYKKATYLFSDSSLLYYKHLSGEFNTASGFSTFMACHILKEQHIPEVMMINAEKKEEVKNILLYNHLAGHDHSLVLLERA from the coding sequence ATGAGTGCAGTATACATCAACAGTGCATCCTGTATCTCTGTACAGGATACTTTAAACGAAAATATCCTTCAGAATCTCAGTCCTGAAACTTCAGTACAGATCATCAAAGCCATAGAGCCCAATTATAAAGAATTTATTCCGCCGGCCATGATCCGGAGGATGTCTAAGACCGTAAAAATGAGCTCCGTAGCTTCCCACAATGCATTGAAGGAAGCCGGAATAGAAAAGCCGGACGCCATCATTGTAGGAACGGGAATGGGCTGCTCTCAGGATTCTGAAAAGTTTCTGAAAAATGTGATTGATAATCATGAAGAATTTCTGACGCCTACATTCTTTATTCAGTCTACCCATAATACTGTGGCAGGACAGATTGCACTGGGGCTGCAATGTCATGCTTATAATTTCACCTATGTGAATACCTCTTCATCGCTTGAGTTTTCTTTTCTGGATGCAAAACTCCAGATCAATGACGGGGAAGCCGGAAATGTTCTTGTAGGTTCTACCGATGAGCAGACAGACAGGACCATGGAACTTTATCAACTCAATAATACCATCAAAAAGGAGGAAAATCTTCCTGTAAATTACCTGAACTCTGATACAAAAGGGGTCATTTGGGGGGAAGGAGCCAGTTTCTTTGTTGTAGGAAAGGAAAAAACAGAAAGCTCTTACGCCAAACTTACGGACATTAAGATAACCAATCAATTGGATCTGAATGAAACTCCAGGATTTATTCAGGATTTTTTAACGCAAAACAACCTGTCTGCACAGGATATTGATGCTGTGATTCTTGGTTTCAGCGGAGATGCAGATTCCGATGTATATTATAAGAAAGCTACGTATCTGTTTTCAGATTCATCGTTGTTGTACTATAAGCACCTGAGCGGAGAGTTTAATACAGCCAGTGGTTTTTCAACGTTTATGGCCTGCCATATCCTCAAAGAACAGCATATTCCTGAAGTGATGATGATCAACGCTGAGAAAAAAGAAGAAGTGAAAAATATACTTCTTTACAATCATCTGGCAGGTCATGATCATAGTCTGGTATTATTGGAAAGAGCTTAA
- a CDS encoding phosphopantetheine-binding protein: protein MENLKTELKHKIIEVLNLEDVSVEEIKDTDPLFGGGLGLDSIDALELIVLLDKDYGIKLADPKKGKEIFQSIDTMAKFIEDNRTK, encoded by the coding sequence ATGGAAAACTTAAAAACAGAATTGAAACACAAAATTATTGAAGTACTTAATCTTGAAGATGTTTCTGTAGAAGAGATCAAAGATACTGACCCATTATTTGGTGGTGGATTAGGACTTGATTCTATCGATGCATTGGAGCTTATCGTTCTTCTTGATAAAGACTACGGAATAAAATTAGCCGATCCTAAAAAAGGAAAGGAAATCTTCCAGTCTATCGACACTATGGCTAAATTCATCGAAGACAACAGAACAAAATAA